The genomic segment AAAAAGGCGACAATCTCACTACAACAACTACACTGAGCACGATCATGCACAACGCCTGAATGACGACGATCGTCCTGACGACACCGATTTTATTCATTGCCCGGTAGCCTCCATCTTAATGGATCGGCTTCGGTTTGGCTTGGTCGAGCAATTGCTCCAGCTCAGTACGGTTAAACTGGTAAGCTTCATTACAGAAGTGGCATACGACCTCTGCTTTTCCTTCTTCTTCAATCGTTTGCTGCAATTCCGATTCGCCCATGCTGATCAGAGTCTGCTCTACGCGCTCGCGCGAGCATTTGCATTGAAAACGCAAATCCAGCGACTCATGGATGACAGCATCGTCGCCGACGACCCATTTGAGCAGCCCTTCTGGCGTCTCGCCCTGATCGAGCAGCGCAGTGACAGGAGGCATCGCACTGAGCGCTTTCTCCAGCTTTGTGATTTCCGCATCCGTAAGCCCCGGCATCAGCTGTACGATAAAGCCGCCAGCGTGGATGACGCGGCCGTCTTCATCGACCAGCACGCCGAGCCCAACTGCGGAAGGCGTCTGCTCCGATACGGCAAAATAATAGGTGAAGTCTTCGCCCAGCTCGCCGGAAACAATCGGAACACTGCCGCGGTAAGGCTCTTTCAGGCCTAGATCCTTTGTAATATGAATATAACCGCTATGGCCTACTGCACCTGCAACATCAAGCTTGCCCTGCGCATTGCTTGGAAGCAGAACGAGCGGATTGTCCGTGTAGCCTCGCACTTCTCCATGAGCATTTGCATCAACAACAATTTGTCCCATTGGGCCATCGCCCTTCACTTGAATCGTCAGCTTTTCTTCGCCCTTCAGCATAGCGCCCATAATAGCTCCGGCTGTTGCCGTTCTGCCGATCGCCGCCGTTGCTGTCGGCAGTGTACCGTGCCGGCGCTGCAGCTCATCGACCAACTGCGTTGTACGGGCAGCGAAAACACGAATTTTGCCTTCCCATGCCGTGCCGCGCACCAAAAAATCTTTCCTTTGCTCCATCGTCTATCCCTCCTGATTCCGTTCATATATAATACGCAAGCCTTCTAATGTCAGAAGCGGATCAACTTCATCTATCGTTTCCGATTCTGAGCTAATTAACTCAGCCAAGCCGCCCGTCGCGATGACACGCGGCGAAACTTTAAACTCCTTGCGAATTCTCCGCACGATACCGTCCACTTGTCCAGCATAGCCGTATATAATGCCCGCCTGCATAGATGTGACCGGATTGCGGCCGATTACGCTTGGCGGCTTCACCAGCTCAATGCGCGGCAGCTTCGCCGCCCGCTGATAAAGCGCCTCTGTCGAGATAGCAATGCCCGGCACAATGGCGCCGCCCAAATAGCTGCCAGCGGCATCAATGTAATCAAATGTCGTTGCGGTGCCAAAGTCGACGACAATAAGCGGGCTGCCATATTTGACGATGCCCGCCACCGAATTCACGATGCGGTCAGCACCGACCTCGCGAGGGTTTTCATACCGGATATTGAGTCCTGTCTTCACGCCTGGGCCGACGATATACGGTTTCTTGCGCAAATACTTCATGCACAGCTGCTCCAGCGTCCGCATGAGCGGCGGAACGACGGATGAAATAATGACGCCTTCCATCTGCTCCAAACGCATGCCGGCAAAATGAAACAAATGATGAAAGTTGATGCCATATTCATCAACTGTAGCGGAACGATTCGTGCTGAGCCTCCAGTGATGGAGCAGTTCCTTGCCTTGATAAATGCCCAGCACTATATTCGTATTGCCGACGTCAATGACGAGAATCAAGACATTGCCCCTCCCTTCTTCGCATGAAGGTCGAGACTAATATCAAGCGATTGGAAGGAGTAGGTAAGGCCTCCTACCGAAATGACATCTACACCGCAAGCGGCTATGCCGTGAATCGTATCAAGCCGCACATTGCCCGAAGCTTCTACAATAACATGTGGCGCGCGCTGCTTGATTTGCTTGACAGCTGCCTTCATCATGTCTTGCGGCATATTGTCGAGCATAATAATATCAGCGCCGCATGCAATCGCCTCATCGACTTGCTCCAAAGATTCCGTCTCCACTTCGATCTTCATCGTATGGGGAATGCCGGCTCGCGCTGCTTCCACCGCTTCCCGAATACCGCCTGCGCCCTTAATATGATTATCCTTGATCATAACGGCATCATACAAGCCAAACCGGTGGTTCGAGCCGCCGCCAACGCGAACGGCATACTTTTCAAGCAGGCGATGGCCTGGCGTCGTTTTGCGCGTGTCGACCAGCCTAACCGGCAAGCCCTGCAAAGCCGCTACAAATTCGCTTGTCTTCGTCGCAACGCCGGACATCCGCTGCATTAAATTAAGCGCAAGGCGCTCCCCTGTCAGCAGGCTATGGATGCTGCCCTCTACTTCCGCGAGCACGGTGCCTTTTTCCACATACTGGCCATCCTCAACCTTCGCCGTGAAGACCAGCGAGCGGTCAACGGTTTCAAACACAAGGCGAGCAATCGGAATGCCGGCAATCCGTCCATTTTCCTTTACATGAATTACAGCCTTCGCCTGCGCTCCGAGCGGAATCGTCATAGCGGTCGTTACATCGCCGCTTCCGATATCTTCCGCAAGCCAGCTGCGTATTTGCGCACGCAGTGCTTCATTATAGCCGTCCAGCGTCGTCTCAAACATTGGTTAACCGCTCCTCTGTCCTCCCGTATACACGGTGCATTACAGTATGCTTGCGCCAAGCCTGATCATTGCGCTCCGGGAAGTCCTCACGGTAATGCGCGCCGCGGCTCTCCTCCCGCTGCAAAGCGGAATCCGCCGTCAACAGGGCACATGTCAGCATATTGGCAAATTCAAACTCTTCCCGCTTGGTCAGCATCGCTTGAAAAATCGGAAGCTGGCGCCGCAGCTCCTCAAGCCCCCTCTCCAAACCCTTGGCATCACGCTGCAGGCCTGCGTACCTGACCATAATCTTTTGCAGCTTCAATCTCCGCTCCACAACGGCCTGAATCGGCACGCTGCTGCGCGGTACGCTGCTCTCTATTATAGGCTGAATCTCTGCATGCTCTGCAAGTTTATCAATCGCCTCGACGATTCGCTTGCCGAAAACGACCGCTTCCGACAGCGAATTGCTCGCCAAGCGATTCGCTCCGTGAACGCCTGTCGAGGAAACCTCGCCGCAGGCGAACAGCCTTTTAATGTTTGTTTCTCCATCGAGATCGGTTTTTACGCCACCCATCATATAATGTGCAGCAGGGGCAACCGGAATCCAATCCGTCGTCAGGTCCAAGCCATAACGCAAGCAGAATTCATAAATATTCGGAAAACGATGCTTCACCATATCCGGCGACTCATGCGTCACATCCAAATAAAC from the Paenibacillus sp. BIHB 4019 genome contains:
- the hslO gene encoding Hsp33 family molecular chaperone HslO, which gives rise to MEQRKDFLVRGTAWEGKIRVFAARTTQLVDELQRRHGTLPTATAAIGRTATAGAIMGAMLKGEEKLTIQVKGDGPMGQIVVDANAHGEVRGYTDNPLVLLPSNAQGKLDVAGAVGHSGYIHITKDLGLKEPYRGSVPIVSGELGEDFTYYFAVSEQTPSAVGLGVLVDEDGRVIHAGGFIVQLMPGLTDAEITKLEKALSAMPPVTALLDQGETPEGLLKWVVGDDAVIHESLDLRFQCKCSRERVEQTLISMGESELQQTIEEEGKAEVVCHFCNEAYQFNRTELEQLLDQAKPKPIH
- the nadC gene encoding carboxylating nicotinate-nucleotide diphosphorylase gives rise to the protein MFETTLDGYNEALRAQIRSWLAEDIGSGDVTTAMTIPLGAQAKAVIHVKENGRIAGIPIARLVFETVDRSLVFTAKVEDGQYVEKGTVLAEVEGSIHSLLTGERLALNLMQRMSGVATKTSEFVAALQGLPVRLVDTRKTTPGHRLLEKYAVRVGGGSNHRFGLYDAVMIKDNHIKGAGGIREAVEAARAGIPHTMKIEVETESLEQVDEAIACGADIIMLDNMPQDMMKAAVKQIKQRAPHVIVEASGNVRLDTIHGIAACGVDVISVGGLTYSFQSLDISLDLHAKKGGAMS
- a CDS encoding type III pantothenate kinase, translating into MILVIDVGNTNIVLGIYQGKELLHHWRLSTNRSATVDEYGINFHHLFHFAGMRLEQMEGVIISSVVPPLMRTLEQLCMKYLRKKPYIVGPGVKTGLNIRYENPREVGADRIVNSVAGIVKYGSPLIVVDFGTATTFDYIDAAGSYLGGAIVPGIAISTEALYQRAAKLPRIELVKPPSVIGRNPVTSMQAGIIYGYAGQVDGIVRRIRKEFKVSPRVIATGGLAELISSESETIDEVDPLLTLEGLRIIYERNQEG